In Gemmatimonadaceae bacterium, one genomic interval encodes:
- a CDS encoding 4Fe-4S dicluster domain-containing protein yields MTETSTPAGVHRREFLKILGATGAATAAIGCSTDRVDKLIPYLNNPDETVPMVSNYYASTCRECSASCGVLMETRDGRTFKLEGNPDHPLNRGALCARGQAAVQGLYNPDRYRGPRIRKGNALVPAKWDDAIKLLTDKLTEAQSAGSASKAVFINRHESGSFPAFLDQWLAAFGMPPHLSHDALADNGAIDANQKSYGVAWPSLAFGAATLIVSFGADFLDTWGVTVPQQLEFADARAKLTNAPRFVYVGPRRSLTGCNADTWIGCRPGTELAIVNALRGQGSLADAAQASGASQAVLQSLQQEIQRAKPSLLVASGMNGGGSALVSAVNEWNKSLGNVGVTVLPAKPVASVEGISSDADVAAAVERMRSGDVPILMVRGVNPVFTSPKSAKVAEALAKVPFKVSFSSYPDETSELCDLVLPDHHPIESWGDAQPVPDVITLQQPGMDPVYDTRQTADVLLQVGKSNPKAAAQFAAPNYMRWLIDHFPGGTAAFTAALQKGVGSGALPPRPAPARAAAPAAAAPAAAGSGDFFLVVYPSASLGDGSGANKPWLQEFPDPVTKIFWQTWVEVNEQTAQRLGIDSGDILRIESPDGALELPAYVYMGIQPETVAIAFGQGHTAYGRYAANVGSNAGDLLPASFDPASGGFRWASTKVKVTQTGKFTQVVTVEGSSRQYNRGIALAMTVDELEAPPKPEAPDKMPGDASHEYLPGLRSPVAADAQGAIQSSIKTKEMGMYDPKNWSQMAKRRWAMTIDLARCTGCQACVTACYAENNIPIVGAPYQQVHTAFLHGVPGGNVLKGREMNWIRLERYWEGGEDGGDFEARFVPMLCQHCGNAPCEPVCPVYATYHSPDGLNVQVYNRCVGTRYCSNNCPYKVRYFNWFGYGEPHRPQYAWPERMNWQLNPDVTVRGKGVMEKCTFCVQRIREAEHRAKAENREVRPDEFTSSCAQACPSKAITFGDAADNQWTVAQLAQDRRGYHVFQEQLNTFPAVVYLKKVNHPAPGSAPAGA; encoded by the coding sequence ATGACCGAGACGTCTACGCCGGCCGGCGTTCACCGGCGCGAGTTTCTGAAGATCCTCGGCGCCACAGGCGCCGCAACCGCGGCGATCGGCTGCAGCACCGATCGCGTGGACAAGCTGATTCCGTATCTGAACAATCCGGACGAGACCGTCCCGATGGTCTCGAACTACTACGCGTCGACGTGCCGCGAATGCTCCGCGTCGTGCGGCGTGCTGATGGAAACGCGTGACGGCCGGACGTTCAAGCTCGAGGGCAATCCCGATCATCCGCTGAATCGCGGCGCGCTGTGCGCGCGCGGACAGGCAGCGGTGCAGGGACTGTACAATCCGGATCGCTATCGCGGGCCGCGCATTCGCAAAGGCAACGCGCTCGTGCCGGCGAAGTGGGACGATGCGATCAAGCTCCTAACGGACAAGCTCACCGAGGCGCAGAGCGCGGGCTCGGCATCGAAGGCGGTCTTCATCAATCGGCACGAGTCGGGCAGCTTCCCGGCGTTCCTCGATCAGTGGTTGGCCGCGTTCGGCATGCCGCCGCATCTGAGTCACGATGCGTTAGCCGATAACGGCGCGATCGACGCGAATCAGAAGTCGTATGGGGTGGCGTGGCCCTCACTCGCCTTCGGCGCGGCGACGTTGATCGTGTCGTTCGGCGCGGACTTCCTCGATACGTGGGGCGTGACCGTTCCGCAGCAGCTCGAGTTTGCCGACGCGCGCGCGAAGCTCACCAATGCGCCGCGCTTCGTGTACGTCGGTCCGCGGCGCTCGCTCACGGGATGCAACGCCGACACGTGGATCGGATGCCGTCCGGGCACGGAGCTCGCGATCGTCAACGCGCTTCGCGGCCAGGGTTCACTTGCCGATGCGGCGCAGGCGAGCGGCGCGTCGCAGGCGGTGCTGCAGTCGCTGCAGCAGGAGATTCAGCGCGCCAAGCCCAGCCTGCTGGTCGCGAGCGGGATGAACGGCGGCGGCAGCGCGCTCGTGAGCGCGGTGAACGAGTGGAACAAGTCGTTAGGCAACGTCGGCGTGACGGTGCTGCCGGCCAAGCCGGTGGCGAGTGTCGAGGGAATCTCCTCGGATGCGGACGTCGCGGCGGCGGTCGAGCGCATGCGCAGCGGCGACGTGCCGATCCTGATGGTGCGCGGCGTGAATCCGGTGTTCACGAGCCCCAAGTCGGCGAAGGTGGCCGAGGCGCTCGCTAAAGTGCCGTTCAAGGTGAGCTTCTCGAGCTATCCGGACGAGACGAGCGAGCTCTGCGATCTCGTGCTGCCCGATCACCATCCGATCGAATCGTGGGGCGATGCGCAGCCCGTGCCGGACGTGATCACGCTGCAGCAGCCGGGGATGGACCCGGTGTACGACACGCGCCAGACCGCGGACGTGCTGTTGCAGGTGGGCAAGTCGAATCCGAAGGCGGCGGCGCAGTTCGCGGCGCCTAACTACATGCGCTGGTTGATCGACCATTTTCCGGGCGGCACCGCGGCGTTCACGGCGGCGCTGCAGAAGGGCGTCGGCTCGGGAGCGCTGCCGCCCCGCCCGGCGCCCGCGCGTGCGGCGGCGCCCGCAGCGGCGGCGCCGGCGGCCGCGGGCAGCGGCGACTTTTTCCTCGTCGTCTACCCGTCGGCGTCGTTAGGCGACGGCAGCGGCGCCAACAAGCCGTGGCTCCAGGAATTCCCCGATCCGGTCACCAAGATCTTCTGGCAGACGTGGGTCGAGGTGAACGAGCAGACGGCGCAGCGGCTGGGCATCGACTCCGGCGACATCCTGCGCATCGAGTCGCCTGACGGAGCGCTGGAACTGCCGGCCTACGTCTACATGGGCATTCAGCCCGAGACGGTGGCGATCGCGTTCGGCCAGGGACACACCGCCTATGGCCGCTATGCGGCCAACGTCGGCTCGAACGCCGGCGATCTGCTCCCGGCGAGCTTCGATCCCGCCTCGGGCGGCTTCCGTTGGGCATCGACCAAAGTCAAAGTCACCCAGACCGGCAAGTTCACGCAGGTCGTCACGGTCGAGGGCTCATCGCGGCAATACAACCGCGGCATCGCCCTCGCGATGACGGTGGATGAGCTCGAGGCGCCGCCAAAGCCTGAAGCGCCCGACAAGATGCCGGGCGACGCGTCGCACGAGTACCTCCCGGGACTCCGGTCGCCCGTGGCCGCGGATGCGCAGGGCGCCATCCAGTCATCGATCAAGACCAAAGAAATGGGGATGTACGACCCCAAGAATTGGAGCCAGATGGCGAAGCGCCGTTGGGCGATGACGATTGACCTGGCGCGCTGCACGGGATGCCAAGCATGCGTCACCGCCTGCTACGCCGAGAACAACATTCCAATCGTCGGCGCGCCGTATCAGCAGGTACACACAGCGTTCTTGCACGGCGTGCCGGGCGGCAACGTGCTCAAGGGCCGCGAGATGAACTGGATTCGTCTCGAGCGCTACTGGGAGGGCGGAGAAGACGGCGGCGATTTCGAGGCGCGCTTCGTCCCGATGTTGTGTCAACACTGCGGCAACGCGCCGTGCGAGCCGGTCTGTCCGGTGTACGCGACGTATCACTCGCCCGACGGGCTGAACGTGCAGGTCTACAACCGCTGCGTCGGAACGCGCTACTGCTCGAATAACTGCCCGTACAAGGTTCGCTACTTCAACTGGTTCGGCTACGGCGAGCCGCACCGGCCGCAATACGCGTGGCCGGAGCGGATGAACTGGCAGCTCAATCCCGACGTGACGGTGCGCGGCAAGGGCGTGATGGAGAAGTGCACGTTCTGCGTGCAGCGCATCCGCGAAGCGGAGCACCGCGCGAAAGCCGAGAACCGTGAAGTTAGGCCGGACGAATTCACGTCGTCGTGCGCCCAGGCGTGTCCGTCCAAGGCGATCACCTTCGGCGACGCCGCCGACAACCAGTGGACGGTTGCCCAGCTCGCACAGGACCGGCGCGGCTATCACGTGTTCCAGGAGCAGCTCAATACGTTCCCGGCCGTCGTGTATCTGAAGAAGGTCAATCACCCGGCGCCCGGATCCGCGCCGGCTGGAGCATAG
- a CDS encoding amidohydrolase family protein, producing MVEPAPRTAPLAGSEPLVDVHAHFLHARAGRRDWELPNRARMRAGERIGITVHVASILGTWGHTSPVYFPSPRDVTLGNDEMLALQDRDAQRVRAYVTVNPNDTAHALEEIARCAERGAVGVKLAASRRADDPLLDPIAAAAERRHFPILHHIWQHRTREWPGQEISDGADLGRLALRHPRVAFILAHIGGGGDYRHTFAAVAHIPNVYLDLSGSGVDRGMLDGAVRAVGARRLLWGSDITMETGLAKLRALEFVEPRLDAAGMSDVRWRNAARIFPAGTLPGVPAPDAQPAFAEHAR from the coding sequence GTGGTTGAGCCGGCGCCGCGCACGGCGCCGCTCGCCGGATCGGAGCCGCTCGTGGACGTGCACGCGCACTTTCTGCACGCGCGCGCCGGACGCCGCGATTGGGAGTTGCCTAACCGAGCCCGGATGCGCGCCGGCGAGCGAATCGGCATCACCGTCCACGTCGCGTCCATTCTCGGCACCTGGGGCCACACGTCGCCGGTCTACTTTCCATCGCCGCGCGACGTCACGTTAGGCAACGACGAGATGCTCGCCCTCCAGGACCGGGATGCGCAGCGCGTCCGCGCGTACGTCACCGTGAACCCGAACGATACCGCCCACGCGCTCGAGGAAATCGCGCGGTGCGCCGAACGCGGCGCGGTGGGCGTGAAGCTTGCCGCGAGCCGCCGCGCCGACGACCCGCTGCTCGATCCGATCGCCGCCGCGGCCGAGCGCCGGCACTTTCCGATTCTGCATCACATCTGGCAGCATCGCACGCGCGAGTGGCCCGGCCAGGAAATCTCCGATGGCGCGGACCTCGGCCGCCTCGCCCTCCGGCATCCGCGTGTCGCGTTCATCCTCGCCCATATCGGCGGCGGAGGCGACTATCGGCACACGTTTGCCGCCGTCGCGCACATCCCGAACGTGTACCTCGATCTCTCTGGCAGCGGCGTCGATCGCGGCATGCTCGATGGCGCCGTGCGCGCCGTCGGCGCGCGACGATTGCTCTGGGGCAGCGACATCACGATGGAAACCGGTCTCGCGAAATTGCGCGCGCTCGAATTCGTCGAGCCGCGTCTCGATGCGGCAGGCATGAGCGATGTGCGCTGGCGCAACGCCGCGCGCATTTTCCCCGCGGGCACGCTGCCGGGTGTGCCGGCGCCCGACGCCCAACCGGCGTTCGCCGAACACGCACGATGA
- a CDS encoding cytochrome c produces the protein MSGKALGTMRVALLLAATVAATGCEWFTDFKQQPKIKPWQWQYAGDTVTPMRGTPIYSVPLTGNPEPAYVVSYQQLPGTIDSMSNLQNPHAPTRASLDNGRKYFQINCAVCHGASGAGNGRAVQYGVPAPSLLTDVTKNRTDGYIYGMIRNGRGLMPTYDRIEDMDRWDVVNYVRALQGKLPGVTADTSPPGFPGENGRQVPGYTRTGPTRPAPYRPQDVAAWMSELEDTAALPPQAATPTDSVSTTKPSAASKGGRP, from the coding sequence GTGAGCGGTAAAGCGTTAGGCACGATGCGCGTCGCGCTGCTGCTCGCCGCGACCGTCGCGGCTACCGGCTGCGAGTGGTTCACGGATTTCAAGCAGCAGCCCAAAATCAAGCCGTGGCAATGGCAGTATGCCGGCGACACGGTGACCCCGATGCGCGGCACGCCCATCTACTCGGTGCCGCTCACCGGAAATCCCGAACCGGCCTACGTGGTGTCGTACCAGCAACTGCCGGGCACGATCGACTCGATGTCCAACTTGCAGAATCCGCATGCGCCGACCCGCGCGTCGTTGGACAACGGCCGCAAGTATTTCCAGATCAACTGCGCGGTCTGTCACGGTGCATCCGGCGCGGGCAACGGCAGAGCGGTGCAGTACGGCGTGCCCGCGCCGAGCTTGCTCACCGATGTCACGAAGAACCGTACCGACGGCTACATCTATGGCATGATCCGCAACGGCCGCGGGTTGATGCCCACGTACGACCGCATCGAAGACATGGATCGCTGGGACGTGGTGAATTACGTGCGCGCGCTGCAAGGCAAACTCCCCGGTGTCACCGCCGACACCTCGCCCCCCGGGTTCCCCGGAGAGAACGGACGCCAGGTGCCGGGCTACACGCGCACCGGCCCAACGCGACCGGCCCCGTACCGTCCGCAGGATGTCGCGGCGTGGATGTCGGAGCTCGAGGATACGGCCGCGCTGCCGCCGCAGGCGGCGACACCGACCGACAGCGTTAGCACCACCAAGCCGTCCGCCGCATCCAAGGGAGGCCGCCCGTGA
- the nrfD gene encoding NrfD/PsrC family molybdoenzyme membrane anchor subunit: MATVARPRVQTGPNIPEANIQLPSVETYDQVTEEIRRTLNPTKAWLAGLLLAVVCLLIGLGAWMWQVYMGLGVAGYSPPVMWGVYIVTFVFWVGIGHAGTLISAILYLFRAGFRTTIYRCAEAMTVFAIMTAGLFPILHLGRPWKFFWLIPYPNWRLIWPQFKSPLVWDVFAILTYLTVSATFLYLGLLPDFAAIRDRERDPLRKRIYGVLSFGWRNSDLEWRHFARAYLFLAAFSTPLVLSVHSTVSFDFAMANTPGWHATLFAPYFVAGAIFSGIGMVFTIIIPIRRWFNLKHYVTLNHLDAAAKLCLFTALVVATAYITEFFIGWYGGNEIEHSFWYNRVFGQWWWAAWIMLTCNTILPLTLFWQKLRRNTTWLFTLSLFINLGMWFERFVIFDPSLSHEFEPWQWTRYAPTYIDWAILLGSFGWFAMWFLLFIKNFPVVAIAEIKEIIPPPLRVAHAVEGIDVAGMHLEYEPETPGERD, encoded by the coding sequence ATGGCCACTGTCGCACGACCGCGAGTCCAAACCGGGCCTAACATACCGGAAGCGAACATTCAGCTTCCGTCGGTCGAGACGTACGACCAGGTCACCGAGGAGATCCGCCGCACTCTCAATCCGACCAAGGCGTGGCTCGCCGGCTTGTTGCTGGCGGTCGTCTGCCTGCTGATCGGGCTTGGCGCCTGGATGTGGCAGGTGTACATGGGCCTGGGCGTGGCAGGATATTCGCCGCCCGTCATGTGGGGCGTGTACATCGTCACGTTCGTGTTCTGGGTCGGTATCGGACACGCGGGCACGCTGATCTCCGCGATCTTGTATCTCTTCCGCGCGGGATTCCGCACCACGATTTACCGGTGCGCGGAAGCGATGACCGTGTTCGCGATCATGACCGCGGGCTTGTTCCCGATTCTTCACCTCGGGCGCCCGTGGAAATTCTTCTGGCTGATCCCGTACCCGAACTGGCGGCTCATCTGGCCGCAGTTCAAGTCTCCGTTAGTCTGGGACGTGTTCGCGATCCTCACGTACCTGACCGTTTCGGCGACGTTCCTGTACCTGGGACTCCTGCCCGACTTCGCCGCCATCCGGGACCGCGAGCGCGATCCCCTGCGCAAACGGATCTACGGGGTGCTGTCGTTCGGATGGCGCAACTCGGACCTCGAGTGGCGGCACTTCGCGCGCGCGTATCTGTTCCTGGCCGCGTTCTCGACGCCGCTGGTGCTGTCGGTGCACTCCACGGTGTCGTTCGACTTCGCCATGGCCAACACGCCGGGCTGGCACGCGACGTTGTTCGCACCGTACTTCGTGGCCGGCGCGATCTTCTCCGGCATCGGCATGGTGTTCACCATCATCATCCCGATCCGGCGCTGGTTCAACCTCAAGCATTACGTCACGCTCAACCACCTCGACGCCGCGGCGAAGCTGTGTCTATTCACGGCACTCGTGGTGGCGACGGCGTACATCACCGAATTCTTCATCGGCTGGTACGGCGGCAACGAGATCGAGCACTCGTTCTGGTACAACCGGGTGTTCGGCCAATGGTGGTGGGCGGCGTGGATCATGCTCACCTGCAACACCATTCTGCCGCTCACGCTATTCTGGCAAAAACTGCGTCGCAATACGACGTGGCTGTTCACGCTGTCCTTGTTCATCAACCTCGGCATGTGGTTCGAGCGCTTCGTGATCTTCGATCCGTCGCTGTCCCACGAATTCGAGCCGTGGCAGTGGACGCGGTATGCCCCCACGTACATCGACTGGGCGATTCTGTTAGGCAGCTTCGGGTGGTTCGCGATGTGGTTCCTGCTCTTCATCAAGAACTTCCCCGTCGTCGCGATCGCCGAGATCAAGGAGATCATCCCTCCGCCCCTCAGAGTGGCGCACGCGGTGGAAGGCATCGACGTCGCGGGCATGCACCTGGAGTACGAGCCGGAGACGCCGGGGGAGCGCGACTGA
- a CDS encoding amidohydrolase family protein: MIDANTFIGPYPFRYVPHPDPDVLVRVIEREHIDRAWVGHLPSAFYRDPGAGNEALFDALSPYEGRLAPVPAIRPDWPRWEQALASVIERGAVAVRAYPQQWGFGTHHPALAELALACGESGVPLVLTTRFEDLRQRHPMDTAGDLPAATVRALARAGARVRLLVTAAGRALIEEVHWGLTPEERARVWWDISWIWGPPEDELAHLLRTIGSRRFVFGTGWPLRLSQTPRANLDLLPDELRSPLAPLGDAAQIPARSA, translated from the coding sequence ATGATCGACGCCAACACGTTCATCGGTCCGTACCCATTTCGCTACGTTCCACATCCGGATCCCGATGTGCTCGTCCGCGTGATCGAGCGCGAGCACATCGACAGGGCTTGGGTTGGGCATCTGCCGTCGGCGTTTTATCGAGATCCGGGCGCGGGCAACGAGGCCTTGTTCGATGCGCTGTCGCCGTACGAGGGACGTCTCGCTCCGGTGCCGGCAATCCGTCCCGACTGGCCGCGCTGGGAGCAGGCGCTCGCGTCGGTGATCGAGCGCGGTGCGGTCGCGGTGCGTGCGTACCCGCAGCAATGGGGATTCGGCACGCACCACCCAGCGCTCGCCGAGCTCGCGCTCGCGTGCGGCGAGTCCGGTGTGCCGCTGGTGCTCACGACGCGATTCGAAGATCTGCGTCAACGCCACCCGATGGACACGGCTGGCGATTTGCCGGCGGCAACGGTTCGTGCGTTAGCACGCGCCGGCGCGCGCGTGCGACTGCTCGTCACCGCCGCGGGTCGTGCACTCATCGAAGAAGTGCATTGGGGCCTCACGCCCGAGGAGCGAGCGCGAGTGTGGTGGGACATCTCGTGGATCTGGGGCCCGCCCGAAGACGAGCTCGCACATCTGCTGCGCACGATCGGATCGCGGCGTTTCGTCTTCGGCACAGGCTGGCCGCTCAGGCTTTCACAAACACCGCGCGCAAATCTCGACTTGTTGCCGGATGAATTGCGATCGCCTCTTGCGCCACTTGGTGACGCGGCGCAGATTCCCGCGCGTTCCGCTTGA
- the trxA gene encoding thioredoxin, with protein sequence MSTQPDTAASTQHLTVRCPFCRTWNRVAAARVSDRPKCGNCARPLLLDRPLAVDDESFQRTITETDVPVLVDFYADWCGPCKMMAPLLDEVAATHQGALLVTKLDTDRAPLTSQQYNVRGIPTTILFRDGREVAREVGAVPKARLEALASK encoded by the coding sequence ATGAGCACCCAGCCAGATACCGCGGCGTCGACGCAGCATCTCACCGTGCGCTGTCCATTTTGCCGCACGTGGAACCGTGTCGCCGCGGCGCGGGTGAGCGACCGGCCCAAGTGCGGGAACTGCGCGCGTCCCCTGCTCCTGGATCGGCCGCTGGCGGTCGACGACGAGTCGTTTCAGCGCACGATTACCGAGACGGACGTGCCCGTCCTGGTCGACTTCTACGCGGACTGGTGCGGACCCTGCAAGATGATGGCGCCGCTGCTCGATGAAGTTGCGGCGACCCATCAGGGCGCTCTGTTAGTCACGAAGCTCGACACGGATCGCGCGCCGCTGACATCGCAGCAATACAACGTGCGCGGCATTCCAACCACCATTCTCTTCCGCGACGGGCGCGAGGTCGCGCGCGAAGTGGGCGCCGTTCCGAAGGCGCGCCTCGAGGCGTTGGCGTCGAAGTAG
- a CDS encoding DUF3341 domain-containing protein, which translates to MEGIVGVFRELDATVDAVAAVKKLKAGDIRVYSPAPRHELEHLLNTGPSVVRRYTLIGGLLGATFGYWIPIWISDYWPLVVGGKVVPSWVPYTIISFEVMVLIGSLATVLGLFVVSRIPRITMTVGYDERFSNANFGVWVECPPDRQTDVSDTLKKHGAVEVRGER; encoded by the coding sequence ATGGAAGGCATCGTCGGAGTATTCCGCGAGCTCGACGCGACGGTCGATGCGGTCGCAGCGGTCAAGAAGCTCAAGGCCGGAGACATCCGGGTGTATTCGCCCGCGCCGCGCCACGAGCTGGAGCACTTGCTGAACACGGGTCCGAGCGTCGTCCGCCGCTACACGCTCATCGGCGGACTGCTCGGCGCGACGTTCGGCTACTGGATTCCGATCTGGATCTCGGACTACTGGCCGTTAGTCGTCGGCGGCAAGGTGGTGCCGTCGTGGGTGCCGTACACGATCATCAGCTTCGAGGTCATGGTGCTCATCGGCTCGCTCGCGACGGTGCTCGGCTTGTTCGTCGTATCGCGCATTCCGCGCATCACGATGACGGTGGGCTACGATGAGCGGTTCAGCAACGCGAATTTCGGCGTGTGGGTGGAATGCCCGCCGGACCGGCAGACCGACGTTTCAGATACGCTCAAGAAGCACGGGGCGGTGGAGGTGCGCGGTGAGCGGTAA
- a CDS encoding cytochrome c3 family protein has translation MKIFTNWVTIRPPHLQVAMTSRRKWAVIPGLVALGTIAVLLSAYTGAASAPDTVITDRGPWGYSAGSSPQGRAPVQPIAFPHPTHVQTLGMNCLYCHFSANKSPDPGFPAMSTCMGCHLVVGPNRPAENGRPARKSAEIQKLQDYWNKKQAIPWVRIHYVPDYVNFAHMPHINAGVTCQTCHGQVQKMSRVYQYAPLNMGWCINCHVGNVNPAWKARYDCSVCHY, from the coding sequence GTGAAAATCTTCACAAATTGGGTGACTATCCGCCCTCCACATCTTCAGGTCGCGATGACTTCAAGGAGGAAGTGGGCGGTCATCCCGGGGCTCGTTGCTCTGGGCACGATCGCCGTGCTGTTATCCGCCTACACGGGCGCCGCAAGTGCACCCGACACTGTCATCACCGATCGCGGCCCATGGGGCTACAGCGCGGGTTCCTCGCCGCAAGGTCGCGCTCCTGTTCAGCCGATCGCGTTTCCGCACCCGACGCACGTGCAAACGCTCGGCATGAACTGTCTCTATTGTCACTTCTCCGCGAACAAGTCGCCCGACCCCGGCTTCCCGGCGATGAGCACTTGTATGGGATGCCATTTAGTTGTGGGTCCCAATCGTCCCGCCGAGAATGGCCGGCCGGCACGCAAGAGCGCGGAAATCCAAAAGCTCCAGGACTACTGGAACAAGAAGCAGGCGATTCCGTGGGTGCGCATCCACTACGTGCCCGACTACGTGAATTTCGCGCACATGCCGCACATCAACGCGGGCGTCACGTGCCAGACTTGCCACGGACAAGTGCAGAAGATGTCGCGTGTCTATCAATACGCGCCGCTCAACATGGGCTGGTGCATCAATTGTCACGTCGGAAACGTGAATCCTGCCTGGAAGGCGCGTTACGACTGCAGCGTCTGTCACTACTGA
- a CDS encoding CopD family protein, whose product MAARRLRRARIASFVAVLLAGLAIPRAAFAHLILVSSAPPAGSTLDAAPAAVGLSFSEDPQLAPTHIEVLNAAGARVDSGPPRLVQVPKHTLTVGLIHALPPGRYTVRWRTTSDDGHPVHGSFAFTISAHAAAVAPQASAAPPASPPPDTMTPSPAPPSMAAMDTSSAGGFDVESFWYVAVRWLGFVAMLALVGSIVLARWVTPRASAGRAELAGRVDSRAAGVLRLAAALLVIDAALRLAAQIAALRGNPPMPVDVGGVVTTTVWGWAWLLQVAAAIIALAAGVPSRRAGTAHWRFAEVCAVLLALSFSMSGHAADAGSLRELAVCADALHILAAGAWLGTLLGVALVAMPACLGQDPGARGPAAADFVNAFSPVALVSAGVVVATGVIAAWLHLGSWHAFVDSDYGRTLLIKLALVATVLALGAINWRLMRPSLGSEAAARRLRRSAALELLAGAAVLAATAVLVASSPPADMQMSAAQSAPAAPSPAAAGIAIRARVPHADGT is encoded by the coding sequence TTGGCCGCCCGGCGCCTGCGTCGCGCGCGCATTGCGTCGTTCGTCGCCGTGCTTCTGGCCGGCCTCGCGATTCCGCGCGCGGCGTTTGCGCATCTCATCCTCGTGTCGAGCGCGCCGCCCGCCGGCTCGACGCTCGACGCAGCGCCCGCCGCGGTCGGCCTGTCCTTCAGCGAAGATCCGCAGCTCGCGCCAACGCACATCGAAGTGCTGAATGCTGCCGGCGCGCGCGTCGACTCCGGTCCGCCGCGCCTCGTGCAGGTTCCGAAACACACACTGACGGTCGGGCTCATACACGCGTTGCCGCCGGGCAGGTACACCGTTCGTTGGCGGACCACGTCCGACGACGGACACCCGGTGCACGGCTCGTTCGCGTTTACGATCTCGGCTCATGCGGCGGCCGTCGCGCCGCAGGCGTCCGCTGCGCCCCCTGCGTCGCCGCCGCCCGACACGATGACGCCGTCGCCCGCTCCTCCATCGATGGCCGCAATGGACACGAGCTCGGCCGGCGGCTTCGACGTCGAGTCGTTCTGGTATGTCGCCGTGCGTTGGCTCGGCTTCGTCGCGATGCTTGCGTTAGTCGGATCCATCGTGCTCGCGCGGTGGGTGACGCCGCGCGCGAGCGCCGGCCGCGCCGAGCTGGCCGGGCGCGTGGACAGTCGCGCCGCCGGTGTGCTCCGTCTTGCGGCTGCGCTTCTGGTCATCGACGCCGCGCTGCGTCTCGCGGCGCAAATCGCCGCCCTGCGCGGCAATCCGCCGATGCCGGTGGACGTGGGCGGCGTCGTGACCACGACGGTGTGGGGCTGGGCGTGGCTGCTGCAGGTCGCGGCAGCGATCATCGCGCTTGCCGCAGGCGTCCCATCGCGGCGCGCGGGGACCGCGCACTGGCGGTTCGCCGAGGTGTGCGCCGTGCTCCTCGCGCTGTCGTTTTCGATGAGCGGACACGCGGCCGACGCCGGATCGTTGCGGGAACTGGCCGTCTGTGCGGACGCGCTGCACATCCTGGCCGCCGGGGCGTGGTTAGGCACGTTGTTAGGCGTGGCGCTCGTCGCCATGCCCGCCTGCCTCGGGCAGGACCCCGGCGCGCGGGGACCGGCGGCCGCGGACTTCGTCAACGCGTTCTCGCCGGTGGCGCTGGTGTCGGCCGGCGTAGTGGTGGCCACGGGCGTCATCGCCGCCTGGCTGCACCTGGGCAGCTGGCACGCCTTCGTCGACAGCGACTACGGGCGCACGCTGCTCATCAAGCTCGCGCTGGTCGCGACCGTGTTGGCGCTGGGCGCCATCAACTGGCGCCTCATGCGGCCGTCGTTAGGCAGCGAGGCCGCGGCGCGGCGGCTGCGCCGCTCCGCGGCCCTGGAGCTCCTGGCCGGGGCGGCCGTGCTCGCGGCGACCGCCGTGCTGGTCGCCTCGAGCCCGCCCGCCGACATGCAGATGAGCGCCGCTCAGTCGGCGCCTGCCGCGCCGTCGCCGGCCGCGGCTGGAATCGCAATTCGTGCCCGCGTCCCGCACGCCGATGGCACGTAG